A stretch of Paenibacillus antri DNA encodes these proteins:
- a CDS encoding M23 family metallopeptidase: protein MKEENKIQSSQGEQNHTSRPVEGPRASGSVGKRLLGKKWVFPATYIAAAAIILTLMWAYQDNASTPVDETDLNLSVTGDVTGEEQGPDAVAVTAEAETLGWPVQDHNSLEVILGFFDVNNTNEDNQAAMVEYGDTFTPHYGIDLASPNNEAFDVLAAMSGTVTRVEQVPVVGHLIEITHANGLSTIYSSVESVQVAQGDEVKKGDMIAKSGRNELEKDLGNHVHFEIWENKQPVNPEDYIEQ, encoded by the coding sequence ATGAAAGAAGAAAACAAGATTCAATCTTCGCAGGGGGAGCAAAATCACACTTCCCGTCCTGTCGAAGGGCCAAGAGCGTCGGGTTCGGTAGGGAAACGGCTGCTCGGCAAGAAATGGGTGTTCCCGGCTACTTACATCGCAGCTGCGGCAATCATCCTAACCCTGATGTGGGCGTATCAAGACAACGCCTCGACTCCGGTCGACGAGACCGACTTGAACCTCTCCGTCACCGGCGACGTGACCGGCGAAGAGCAAGGTCCGGACGCGGTCGCGGTCACGGCTGAAGCGGAGACGCTCGGATGGCCGGTGCAAGACCATAACAGCTTGGAAGTGATCTTGGGCTTCTTCGACGTCAACAACACGAACGAAGACAACCAAGCGGCGATGGTCGAGTACGGCGACACGTTCACGCCTCATTACGGGATCGACCTCGCCAGCCCGAACAACGAAGCGTTCGACGTCTTGGCGGCGATGAGCGGCACGGTCACCCGCGTCGAGCAAGTGCCGGTCGTCGGTCATCTGATCGAAATCACGCACGCGAACGGTCTGAGCACGATTTACTCCAGCGTCGAGTCGGTGCAGGTCGCGCAAGGCGACGAAGTCAAGAAGGGCGACATGATCGCGAAGTCGGGGCGCAACGAGCTCGAGAAGGATCTCGGCAACCATGTGCATTTCGAAATTTGGGAAAACAAACAGCCGGTCAATCCGGAGGATTACATCGAGCAATAA
- the spoIIID gene encoding sporulation transcriptional regulator SpoIIID, with translation MHDYIKERTIKIGRSIVETKNTVRTIAKEFGVSKSTVHKDLTERLPEINPELANQVKTILEYHKSIRHLRGGEATKIKYKKTKSKPAPVLSGRS, from the coding sequence GTGCACGATTACATTAAGGAGCGAACGATTAAAATCGGGCGCAGCATTGTGGAAACGAAGAATACGGTTCGCACGATCGCGAAAGAATTCGGCGTGTCGAAGAGCACGGTGCACAAGGATCTCACCGAGCGGCTGCCGGAAATCAATCCGGAATTGGCCAATCAAGTGAAGACCATCCTGGAGTATCACAAGTCCATCCGCCACCTGCGCGGCGGCGAAGCAACGAAGATTAAATACAAGAAGACGAAGTCGAAGCCCGCTCCCGTCTTGTCCGGACGTTCTTAG
- the spoIID gene encoding stage II sporulation protein D, translated as MRSKHRRSRRTRRNLMIGAAGVASFMAVVFLIPSILVNRFEAWEPTQLLPLQPKEELVAQEQQIMVPVYLTDRKETVSVPLEAYVRGVLAAEMPADFELEALKAQAIAARTYLARRLASGETSGLPPDAAGALVTDTVAHQAYATEEELRERWGFFKYAQNLDKLTRAVNDTEGLVLTYEGEPIEATFFSTSNGFTENSELYWQAAIPYLRSVESPWDERYAPNYEREASFAYKDFYTKLGMKASNMAPELVVERTSDSGRILSVRIAGTSFAGRDVREKLGLASTDFTWSTADGRITFRTEGYGHGVGMSQWGANGMAKEGRSAEEILLHYYQGVRLEPLRNVLAKA; from the coding sequence ATGCGCAGCAAACATCGTCGTTCGCGGCGAACGCGACGAAATCTCATGATCGGAGCGGCGGGCGTCGCGTCGTTCATGGCCGTCGTTTTCCTCATTCCCAGCATTCTAGTAAATCGGTTCGAGGCGTGGGAGCCGACGCAGCTGCTCCCGTTGCAGCCCAAAGAAGAGTTGGTCGCGCAGGAACAGCAAATCATGGTGCCGGTATATTTGACGGACCGAAAGGAGACGGTGTCCGTGCCGCTCGAAGCGTACGTTCGCGGCGTGCTTGCGGCGGAGATGCCGGCGGACTTCGAACTGGAGGCGCTCAAGGCGCAGGCGATCGCGGCGCGGACGTATTTGGCCCGTCGGTTGGCGTCGGGGGAGACGTCGGGGCTGCCGCCCGACGCCGCGGGCGCGCTCGTGACGGACACCGTGGCGCATCAAGCGTACGCGACGGAAGAAGAGCTTCGCGAGCGGTGGGGGTTTTTCAAGTACGCCCAGAACCTCGACAAATTGACGCGGGCGGTGAACGACACCGAAGGACTTGTGCTAACCTACGAGGGGGAGCCGATCGAAGCGACGTTCTTTTCTACCAGCAACGGGTTTACGGAAAATTCCGAGTTGTATTGGCAGGCGGCGATTCCGTATTTGCGAAGCGTAGAATCGCCCTGGGACGAACGGTATGCGCCGAATTACGAACGGGAAGCGTCCTTCGCCTATAAGGACTTCTATACGAAACTAGGAATGAAGGCATCGAACATGGCGCCGGAGCTCGTCGTCGAGCGCACCTCGGACAGCGGCCGCATCCTCTCCGTTCGGATCGCGGGGACGTCGTTCGCGGGGCGGGACGTACGCGAGAAGCTGGGACTGGCCTCGACGGATTTCACGTGGTCGACCGCGGACGGCCGCATCACGTTCCGAACAGAAGGGTACGGACACGGCGTCGGCATGAGCCAATGGGGCGCGAACGGCATGGCGAAGGAAGGGCGGTCGGCGGAGGAAATTCTGCTCCATTACTATCAAGGGGTGCGGCTCGAGCCGCTCCGGAACGTTCTAGCAAAAGCGTAA
- the murA gene encoding UDP-N-acetylglucosamine 1-carboxyvinyltransferase, protein MDKILIRGGNRLQGKVKVSGAKNAVLPIIAASILASEGECRIHEAPPLDDVITISQVLHALGVNIRYKDETIYITASQLEKSEAPYELVRKMRASFLVMGPLLARTGYARIALPGGCAIGTRPIDQHLKGFEAMGAEIEIGQGYIEARTNGRKLQGAKIYLDVASVGATENIMMAAALADGVTTIENAAKEPEIVDLANFMNAMGAKVRGAGTGIIRIEGVDKLVGVRHTVIPDRVEAGTYMIAAAITKSDVYIEGAIADHLTPVISKLQEMGVAIEEDENGIRVRPGGNLKAVDIKTLPYPGFPTDMQAQMMALLLISDGTSIITETVFENRFMHVDEFKSMNAQIKVDGRSAVIKGNAALKGAKVCATDLRAGAALILAALAADGETEVTGLHHLDRGYVDIAGKLRRLGADVERVVAGALVEEEQEQGLTFFSTHVSPSMA, encoded by the coding sequence ATGGACAAAATTTTGATCCGCGGGGGCAATCGTCTTCAGGGCAAAGTGAAAGTAAGCGGCGCGAAGAACGCCGTATTGCCGATTATCGCTGCCTCGATTTTGGCATCGGAAGGCGAGTGCCGCATTCATGAAGCGCCGCCTCTGGACGATGTCATCACGATTAGCCAAGTGCTGCACGCCCTTGGAGTCAACATTCGCTACAAAGACGAAACGATTTACATAACCGCGTCGCAGCTGGAGAAGAGCGAAGCGCCGTACGAGCTGGTTCGGAAAATGAGAGCCTCCTTCCTCGTGATGGGGCCGCTGCTCGCCCGCACGGGCTATGCGCGCATCGCGCTTCCCGGCGGCTGCGCCATCGGGACCCGTCCGATCGATCAGCATCTGAAGGGCTTCGAGGCGATGGGCGCCGAGATCGAGATCGGCCAAGGCTACATCGAAGCGCGGACGAACGGCCGGAAGCTGCAAGGCGCTAAGATTTATTTGGACGTCGCCAGCGTCGGCGCGACGGAGAACATCATGATGGCGGCAGCGCTCGCCGACGGCGTGACGACGATCGAGAACGCGGCGAAAGAGCCGGAGATTGTAGACCTCGCCAACTTCATGAACGCGATGGGCGCGAAGGTTCGCGGCGCCGGCACCGGCATCATCCGCATCGAAGGCGTCGACAAGCTCGTGGGCGTTCGCCATACGGTCATTCCGGATCGCGTGGAAGCGGGAACGTACATGATCGCGGCGGCCATCACGAAGAGCGACGTCTATATCGAAGGGGCCATCGCGGATCACTTGACGCCGGTCATCTCGAAGCTGCAGGAGATGGGCGTCGCCATCGAAGAGGACGAGAACGGCATTCGCGTCCGCCCCGGCGGCAACCTGAAAGCGGTCGACATTAAGACGCTGCCGTATCCCGGCTTCCCGACCGATATGCAAGCGCAGATGATGGCGCTCTTGCTCATATCGGACGGTACGAGCATCATTACGGAGACCGTGTTCGAGAACCGCTTCATGCACGTCGACGAATTCAAGAGCATGAACGCGCAAATCAAGGTAGACGGGCGCTCGGCGGTCATCAAGGGCAACGCCGCCCTGAAGGGCGCGAAGGTGTGCGCGACCGACCTGCGGGCCGGCGCGGCGCTCATTCTCGCCGCGCTCGCCGCGGACGGAGAGACGGAAGTGACGGGGCTGCATCATCTGGATCGAGGCTACGTGGACATCGCGGGCAAGCTTCGCCGACTCGGGGCCGACGTGGAACGCGTGGTCGCGGGGGCCCTCGTCGAGGAAGAGCAGGAGCAAGGCTTGACGTTCTTCTCCACGCACGTATCGCCTTCCATGGCGTAA
- a CDS encoding DUF1146 family protein yields MDSILSLVMLRMIVLLVCVAVAWWALSGLKFERFVSAPGSRQAKLLHLLLAIVLGHQCSAFVFSYIGWSPP; encoded by the coding sequence ATGGATTCGATTCTTAGTCTCGTCATGCTGCGCATGATTGTCTTGCTCGTCTGCGTCGCCGTCGCCTGGTGGGCGCTGTCGGGCCTCAAATTCGAGAGGTTCGTCAGCGCTCCCGGCAGCCGGCAGGCGAAGCTGCTGCATCTGCTGCTGGCGATCGTGCTGGGCCATCAATGCTCGGCGTTCGTCTTCTCTTATATCGGTTGGTCGCCCCCCTGA